TGGACTTAATTGTCAGACAAAAGTTTTTACCAGGAATTGATGCCCAAGATGCTAAAAAAAATATTTATCGAGGTATCTGGCAACCATTAATCGAAAGCGAAGTCGATCGGGTGCGGTTAGCTAAGTTTACTCAAGCTATTCCTGAAGCCTGTTTAGCTTATTTAGATGCAGAGAAATCAGAAGTAGATACTACAGACGAAGATTTATTATTGCGATCGCTTTTTGTTATTTTAGATACGCGGTTACGTTCTTGGGTTGGTGACAACTATGGTAATGTCAGAGAAGATGGGATGCAGCCTTGGTTGCGATCTTTAGCCGAATCACCAGTATTAGAAGCTGAACCCAAAAGTATTAAACGCCTAATTAATGCTCTTTATAATTGGGCATTACCCATCAGTGAATATGTAGTTAGTCGCCATAATCAAAACATAGGTTCAAATCGCTATCGAGTTTGTTTTGTGCTGACTCCACCCCATGAAACTACCGAAGGAGAACAAAACGACTGGCATTTAAATTATTATCTCCAGGCATTAGACGATCCTGACTTTGTTGTTTCGGCAACAGCTATTTGGCAATGTGCGGGAGAGTTTCTAAATATTGGTGATCAGTCAAACCTAGCAGCGTTACGTATCATTGAAAACCCTCAAGAAACTCTTTTAAAAGGTTTAGGGTTGGCTACGCGCATTTACGATCCAATTAAAGCCAGCCTTGAAAAAGGTCAACCTGTCAATTGTTCTCTCGATCCCATCCAAGTTTACCAATTTATCAGAGCAATTTCTTGGCAGTTGCAGGATAATGGTCTGGGGGTAATTGTTCCGCCTGGCTTAAGTCCTGATAATAGTGAGCAAAGATTAGGCATCAAAATGACTGCCAGCGTTGCCAAAAGAAAAGGAGAACGCTTAAGTCTGCAAAGTATGCTCAAGTATAAGCTAGAAATTGCAGTAGGCGATCGCCATGTTTCTAAAGCAGATTTTAAAAAGTTATTGGCGCAAAAATCGCCAATAGTTGAGATAGATGGACAATGGATTGCCCTGCAACCTGCCGACGTAAAAGCCGCTCAAGCGGTATTAGATCAGTCTAATGAGCAGCTTGATTTATCAGTGGAAGACGCTTTGCGTTTATCTACTGGCGACACAAAAACCCTAGCTAAACTGCCTGTAGTTAAGTTTGAATCTACTGGAGTATTATCAGGTTTACTTGATAACTTGAGCGACAATAAAGCGGTTGAACCTGTTAATAACATCAAAGGTTTTGTTGGGGAATTGCGTCCCTATCAGGCAAAAGGTGTAGGTTGGTTATCTTTTCTAGAAACCTGGGGATTAGGTGCTTGTTTGGCAGACGATATGGGTTTAGGAAAGACGATCCAGCTAATAGCTTTCTTGTTAAACCTGAAACAAGAAAATGGTTTAGAAAAGCCGACTTTATTAGTTTGTCCTACTTCTGTGATCAATAACTGGGAGCGAGAAGTAAATAAATTTGCACCCAAATTAAAAACAATAATTCATCATGGAGATAAGCGATCGCAGGGCAAAACTTTTGTTAAACAAGTTCAAGATAAACAGTTAGTAATTACCAGCTATTCTTTAATCCCTAGAGATTTTAAAACTTTATCGACTATGGACTGGCAGGGAGTTGTTTTGGACGAAGCGCAAAACATTAAAAATCCCGCTGCTAAACAGTCTCAGGCAATCAGAGAAATTCCCGCAGGCTTTCGGATTGCCCTAACAGGAACACCTGTAGAAAACCGCTTGACAGAATTATGGTCAATTCTCGACTTTCTCAATCCTGGCTTTTTGGGTAATCGTAACTTCTTCCAAAAGAGGTTTGCTGTGCCGATTGAAAAATATGGCGATCGCGAGTCTTTAAATATTCTTAGATCTTTGACTCAGCCCTTTATTCTCCGCCGTTTAAAAACCGATCAAAACATTATTCAAGACTTACCAGAAAAGCAGGAAATGAACGTTTTCTGTGGGCTTTCAAGTGAACAGGCAGAACTATATCAACAGCTAGTTGATAACTCCTTATCAGAAATAGAAGATTCTGAAGGCATCAAACGCCGTGGTTTAATTTTAACTCTCTTATTGCGTCTCAAGCAGCTTTGCAACCATCCAGAATTACTCAATAAAGATAAGAGTAAAAAAGAGCAAATAAATACGGATAATTTTGGCGATCGCTCTGGTAAATTACTGCGTTTAGAAGAGATGTTAGATGAAATTGTTGACGAAGGCGATCGAGCCTTGATTTTTACTCAATTTTCTCAATGGGGTAAGATGCTTAAGCCTTATTTAGAAGAAAAATTAAAAGGCGAAGTTCTATTTTTGTATGGTTCAACTCGTCGTGAAGCCAGACAAGAAATGGTAGATCGTTTTCAAAACGAGCCTAATGGTCCTAAGATATTCATTTTATCCCTAAAAGCGGGAGGAACAGGACTTAACTTAACCAGAGCAAATCACGTCTTTCATGTCGATCGCTGGTGGAATCCTGCGGTTGAAAACCAAGCAACAGATCGAGCATTTCGGATTGGGCAAAAGCGCAATGTCCAGGTACACAAATTTGTCTGTACTGGTACTTTAGAAGAGCGTATCAGCGACATTATCGAAAGTAAAAAAGAACTAGCAGAACAAACCGTAAATGCAGGAGAACAATGGCTAACAGATTTAGATACCAGCAGCTTGCGTAACCTATTACTGTTAGATCGCGATGCAATTATTGATGAGTGAAAACATTGAACATAGTTGTTCTAAATAGAAAACATCTGAATGTTCAGTCTTATTACTCATTACTCGTTACTTTTAGCACAGATAAACATAGGTCAATTAATTAGTATGGCTATAGTTATTCAGTCGGCGTTTGATTTAGCTGCTGACGACCATTTTGCACAATATTGAGCATTCCTTGTAGCCGTTGTTCAATATCTTCTAAAGCAGAATCAGCATACTTGTCAGCACCTGTTTGAATTGCTAGACATTCGGCGATCGCATCTTTGCGCCACTGCTCTATCTGCTCTATTGTGGTCTTTTTTAGCTGCTCACACTCTTGTTCAGTTTTCAAACGCATTTTTGCTCCATCTAGCTCTGCTTGACGAACAATGGCTGAATTTTGCGTAATTTTGCTAGTTGTCTCTTCAGCCGATTTGATCATTAGGCAAGCATAACCCTCAGCTTCGCTAATAATCTCTTGTCGGCGAGTTATAATTTCAACCGCAATAGCTAATTCAATCGGTAAATTGACTCTAATTTGATTTAGCTGATCTAACAACAAATTTAGATTTAAAACAGTTAACTCTGTTAAAGGAATACGAGATCCACTGATAACTATTTCTTCTAAATCGTCTAATTCAGCTTCAATCTTAAAATTAGATGAGGAATTATCAGCTATATTTTCTTGTCCCTCCAACTCATTATGCTGAGTTAGATTATCTTGATAATAATTTGTCTGTACCATAATTTAAACTGCTTCTTTTAGTAACTTGTAACCTAAATAACTAATAATTGCCAGTAAAAATTAGATATTTATCAGCCAAAAATCACTTTTTAGTGTTTTTTAGCCAATTTACTACTGGTTTTGGTATTTTTGATACATATCTTGAGCAACATTCGTCGAAACTAAATGATCGATTGACCCTCCAAAATGAGCGATTTCCTTAACAATACTACTGCTTAAAAAACTATATTCTTTAGTGGTAGCTAGAAAAACTGTTTCGATTTCCTGATTTAAAGTTTTATTGGTATGTGCCATTTGTAACTCCTTTTCAAAGTCCGAGAGAACTCTCAAACCTCTCAACAATACTCCAGCCTGATGTATTTTTGCATATTCAACTGTCAAGCCAACAAAGCTATCAACCTTTATATTTTTAATATGTTGAGTGCATTTTTTAATCTGCTCCATTCTTTCATCTACGGTAAATAATGACTGTTTACTAGGATTAGAAAGAACTGCTACAATCACTCGCTCGAATAGTTTTGCGCCTCTTTCAATAATATCAATATGACCTAAAGTAACTGGATCAAAACTGCCTGGATAAATTGCAATCATAATTTGAAATTTTTCTCTGTTCCACAAAATTTAGACATTGACCGTTAGTTTTTCAGGCTTTGGTTCGGGTTCAGACTTAAAAATAAGCAATAAAGCTTTGATAAAGCTAGCAGCAGGCACTGCTAAAATCAAGCCCAAAAAGCCTCCTAACTGCGCTCCAACCAACAAAGAAAGTAAAATTAAGACAGGATTTAAGCCAGTAAACTCTCCCAAAAGACGAGGAGCAATTACGCTTTCAACTATTTGCTCAATTACAAAGGCTACTATCAGAACACGTAATCCTAGCCAAATACTTTTTAAAGCCATCAGTAAACTAACCAAACTAATGCTGAAGGCTGCGCCAAAAGGAAAAAGTGCCATAATCCCCACAATCAAACCAAACAAGAAACTAAAGGGAACTTGAATAATGAAAAATGCCACGGTAATGCTAATCCACATTACAGAAGCAACCGTTAACTGTCCGACAAAATAGTTATTAAAGGTTCGCTTCAGCGATTCACGAATCCTAACTCTTGATTCATCAGGAAAAACTTGGAATAAATCTTGCCAAAGTTCGCTGCCGTGCAGCAGCAGGTAAAAAGTTAAAACTACAGTTAATAATAAGTCTAATAAACTACCAACTACCGAAAAGAAGCTGCCCAAAATTTGTCCGCTTAACTGCTGTAGTTGGGAAGAAATGCGACCTAAATAATTGGTAACTAAGGTACTAATGCTAATCGGAAAATTGCGCTCATCAGCCCAGGTTTCAAATACCTGTGCTTGCTCACTACCCGATGCTACCCAGCTAGGTAAACGCTCTAATAGTCCATTTGTCTGATCGAGCAGGACAGGAATGACTGTAATTCCAATTACGGTCAATAGTAGTATACACGATAGTAAAACAACTAAAATAGCGATCGCTCTAGGAAGACGGCGTTGTTCTAACCAGCGAACAGGGTAATCTAAGATAAATGATAGTAAAGTTGCGGTGGCAAGGATGGTAACTAAAGATTGAAAATATTCAAACACCAATATTAGCAGCCAGCCATTTAAAACCAATAGGGGTAAAACTAACCCTCTAGTCAACCATTTCGGTAATTTAGTAA
This DNA window, taken from Pleurocapsa sp. FMAR1, encodes the following:
- a CDS encoding DEAD/DEAH box helicase, producing the protein MSIIHGSWIVNSGQDYFFVWGEAWRSLVNENFSLNKSGDFIHPFDLSRQELLDLFQSHELDVAKLLAKSNWQTQLIGMPTVVTGTGESRKIQPVYAKDIVEAESSLDLYLWEVKGFGLTPTEAVDLLQVLSLSSLQATTKYLAGDICFWSHVYRWALDLIVRQKFLPGIDAQDAKKNIYRGIWQPLIESEVDRVRLAKFTQAIPEACLAYLDAEKSEVDTTDEDLLLRSLFVILDTRLRSWVGDNYGNVREDGMQPWLRSLAESPVLEAEPKSIKRLINALYNWALPISEYVVSRHNQNIGSNRYRVCFVLTPPHETTEGEQNDWHLNYYLQALDDPDFVVSATAIWQCAGEFLNIGDQSNLAALRIIENPQETLLKGLGLATRIYDPIKASLEKGQPVNCSLDPIQVYQFIRAISWQLQDNGLGVIVPPGLSPDNSEQRLGIKMTASVAKRKGERLSLQSMLKYKLEIAVGDRHVSKADFKKLLAQKSPIVEIDGQWIALQPADVKAAQAVLDQSNEQLDLSVEDALRLSTGDTKTLAKLPVVKFESTGVLSGLLDNLSDNKAVEPVNNIKGFVGELRPYQAKGVGWLSFLETWGLGACLADDMGLGKTIQLIAFLLNLKQENGLEKPTLLVCPTSVINNWEREVNKFAPKLKTIIHHGDKRSQGKTFVKQVQDKQLVITSYSLIPRDFKTLSTMDWQGVVLDEAQNIKNPAAKQSQAIREIPAGFRIALTGTPVENRLTELWSILDFLNPGFLGNRNFFQKRFAVPIEKYGDRESLNILRSLTQPFILRRLKTDQNIIQDLPEKQEMNVFCGLSSEQAELYQQLVDNSLSEIEDSEGIKRRGLILTLLLRLKQLCNHPELLNKDKSKKEQINTDNFGDRSGKLLRLEEMLDEIVDEGDRALIFTQFSQWGKMLKPYLEEKLKGEVLFLYGSTRREARQEMVDRFQNEPNGPKIFILSLKAGGTGLNLTRANHVFHVDRWWNPAVENQATDRAFRIGQKRNVQVHKFVCTGTLEERISDIIESKKELAEQTVNAGEQWLTDLDTSSLRNLLLLDRDAIIDE
- the coaD gene encoding pantetheine-phosphate adenylyltransferase; its protein translation is MIAIYPGSFDPVTLGHIDIIERGAKLFERVIVAVLSNPSKQSLFTVDERMEQIKKCTQHIKNIKVDSFVGLTVEYAKIHQAGVLLRGLRVLSDFEKELQMAHTNKTLNQEIETVFLATTKEYSFLSSSIVKEIAHFGGSIDHLVSTNVAQDMYQKYQNQ
- a CDS encoding AI-2E family transporter, coding for MIDTITKLPKWLTRGLVLPLLVLNGWLLILVFEYFQSLVTILATATLLSFILDYPVRWLEQRRLPRAIAILVVLLSCILLLTVIGITVIPVLLDQTNGLLERLPSWVASGSEQAQVFETWADERNFPISISTLVTNYLGRISSQLQQLSGQILGSFFSVVGSLLDLLLTVVLTFYLLLHGSELWQDLFQVFPDESRVRIRESLKRTFNNYFVGQLTVASVMWISITVAFFIIQVPFSFLFGLIVGIMALFPFGAAFSISLVSLLMALKSIWLGLRVLIVAFVIEQIVESVIAPRLLGEFTGLNPVLILLSLLVGAQLGGFLGLILAVPAASFIKALLLIFKSEPEPKPEKLTVNV